DNA sequence from the Coffea eugenioides isolate CCC68of chromosome 9, Ceug_1.0, whole genome shotgun sequence genome:
CTTCAACATTGAGATCCATTTGCAACATTAGTGGTCTTACTAGTTTACATATGAGTTATAATGAGTTGCAAGGGTCAATACCAAGTGAAATAGGCCAGTTTCCACAACTAACTCAACTAGGACTGTCCAATAATAGGTTAAATGACACCATCCCCTCCAGCCTTTGGCAACTCACCAAGTTACAAGCATTATACATTGCTGCAAATGCATTAACCGGTGAACTATCCGAACACAATTTTGCAAAACTCAGAGATCTAAAGGTGTTGGACATTTCTGATAACTTATTCTCTCTGCACGTGAATTCCTCTTGGGTTCCTCCTTTTCAACTACAATATATTGGGATGGGATCTGTCAAAATAGGGCCCCGGTTTCCAAATTGGCTACGCACGCAAAAGGAGATTGCAGGGCTACATATGTATAATGCGAGCATTTCAGATGCCATACCCAGCTGGTTCGGAGTGCTTTCTAATGATACTAGACGCATAATTCTCTCCGGTAACAAATTGGAGGGATCTCTCAACTCAGTTATTTCAGGTATTTAAAATTTGGATCTTTTTCAAAGTTCATTTACAGGACATAGTACAGTGGATGACGTTgttgttctattttttttaattaaatttttatgcAACAGCGGCTGATGCTGATAAAAAGGTTGTACAAATGTTGATTCTCCTCCTCAATCACAACCATTTCACTGGTAGTATCCCGGAAGACTTGTGCAAGTTGAGAACTTTAATAGTTTTAGATCTATCCGACAACCATTTGTCCGGAAGAATTCCTTTATGCTTGGGAAACTTGCGAAATTTGCTGTTCCTACGGTTGGCAAATAACAGCCTATATGGTCAGATCCCAGGTTCACTGGGTAACTTGGGTGAACTTATTATTCTGCAATTGAGTAAAAATAGATTTGATGGGAAGCTCCCTCCTTCAATGCAGAATCTGAAAAGTTTGCAGTTCCTGGATCTCGGAGAAAATAGAATAGCGGATACTATGCCAGCGTGGATTGGGGAAAGGTTATCAGACTTGGAGTTTCTGACACTTCAGTCGAATAATTTCCACGGAGGTATCTCTAATACACTCTGCCAACTCCCTTATCTTCAAGTGCTCAACCTGGAACATAATGATTTATCTGGATCTATTCCTCAATGCTTTAAAAACTTCACCGCGATGGAATCAACTGAACCAGGAACATTTGAGGTCTCAAACAATTCTTATTTTGTTCCCGTACTTCGAAACTTTAAGGCAGGAATAGAGCTTGAGTACTCAAAAAACATGGAGTCTGTTAAATCCATTAGCCTCTCAGGAAATAATTTGGTCGGTGAAATCCCTGATGAGATAATGGGTCTCGTTGGGTTGCAAACTTTGAACCTTTCAAAAAACCATCTAAATGGAAGGATCCCCAGGAACATTGGCAATTTGAAGCAACTTGAAACACTTGATTTATCGATGAATGAACTCAGCGGTGAAATCCCTCCAAGCTTGTCTAGTATATACACTTTGAGCTCCCTGAATTTGTCATACAATAAGCTATCAGGGCCAATACCATCAGGAAATCAACTTCAGACCTTGAATGATTCATCCATCATCTATGAGGGAAACATTGGACTCTGTGGGAAGCCACTCCTGAACAGCTGCCCTGCAGGCGAATCGCCAACAGAAAATGGGCCTGTTCTCGACGACAAAGGTCACAGCGAGTCTGATTTCTCATGGTTTTATGCCGGTTTTGGACCTGGATTCAGTGTTGGTGTAGTGGGAGTTGTGGGAATCCTTCAATGCAAGCAATCATGGCGCTATGCAGTCTTCAAATGTTTGGAAAATGCCCATGACAGAATTTGGGTTATGATCGCATTGAAGACTTCTCGGCTACGGAGGAATTTCCATTGAGTAAGTATACGTACAAAAGCACTTAATATTCTGTTTTTTCTTATTCTGCAATAAGGCACCACATACGTACAAAGGCACTTAATATAGAAGTTATTAAACTTAAATACTTACTAATTATGCTTAGAGAACACTTACTCACATTTGTATTTTGTTGTGTTACAATGTGTTAGGCCTATAACCATTCAAGCTGTTGGTGCTGCTATGGATCTGGTTTTAGAATGGAGACTTTCTTCAAGTATGGTAACTCCAGATGTAAATGTAATACAAGGATTAGTCATCCCCCCTGTAATCTCCGAGTTCTACCTCAATAAAAATGTTTATATTTTCTGTGtggttttaattaaaaaatttttttatacgTACGCACAAAAAATATTGCATTAATTTGTTTATGCAGATTAATTTAAGCACTGACTCCACGTAATCCTAACAGGgtaattaatcatgatttcactTTGGTATTACAAGAATTAACTTTTGTAAAAATTACCTAGGTgagaggagaaagaagaaagTAAAAGAATGCCATGGATTATCACTTGCAAGTAGCAATTACCGTAAAAGATTACCTAATTGAAGCATTGCTTCCTTGTATGCTGCATAGGAGTTTCTCAAAAAGATGTTGAGATCCCTGTACAAATACTAGTCAAGTTCTTGAAAGCTGAGAGATTTTCCTTGTCTCTTACCCACAGAAATTCCccaattgtatttttttttgtgttgaataattaaacttttATTGTAAAACATGGTTCAATTTTGGAGTTACAATATCTAAATTTAAAGAACCTTCTATTTATAGTTTCGTAGATATTTCATTACTTGCACAATGACACAAAAATTGACACTGCATTGCTTTAAAAATTTTGTGGTATACTACTCAACAATGATTACAGCTCAATGAAAaagatttaaatttttatttgccaaaaagttgtgaattattgcaccacaaaaaaaaaaaaacaaagggatTGTGAATTATGCTTTCTCTCTACAAACAATGACgacttattttgaataattagTTATTATATACTACTAATAAATGTACTCACTAGAGTCTAATGAAAACTCATTTAATGTCTCGTGCATCTTTGCTTGCTCAAAAGCAAATGTTCTATATAATCAGTTAAATATTATTTTCACACAAGCAAATATAATTTGTGTCCTATAATTAATTCttaataaaattttgtagaCTAAATTTCTACCTTAAATTTTCAGAACTAAGTCGAAATTTGTTCATGCAATCAACAGCTTTATGCAATTTCTGTAAAAAGactttgttgatttttttttatggaaatTGCATAAAGATTGATCGAAATACTAATGCTGCAGTTTCTTTCAactttcattcattcatttcctGAGGAACATTTTAACCACAAGTCATAAATGGGATTGCCTTTGCCGTCAACTTTGTTAGGCACCCAACAGCTCAACTTAATAAAGTAGCATCCATTACGTGACTACAGAACGTTTCCAATATGTGATTTTTATGCATTCTTTTCTTTGATCATCAGTTGAGAATTGTACAAAGGTTATCACTCCTTTGTCTCTGACAGAAGGAAAGGAGCAGGAGGGCTTATGC
Encoded proteins:
- the LOC113782872 gene encoding receptor-like protein EIX2: MGHLNFLDTTPSLPFLFLFITILVASQIPFGCTRQAHSSNFTCIESERQALLQFRDSLADESNRLSSWIGEDCCSWDGISCHKTTGHVVTLDLRNLEQTELYEVLLDPSYHCRSCLACDQLSPSLVNLTNLRYLDLSLNNFSGIQIPTFLGLLKDLRYLNLSHAGFVGEVPHHLGNLSHLRYLDMGFGSTNNIHNDLRSNDVGWVARLSSLEYLFLRGVNLSNARDGFRIINVLSSLKTLDLEYCELVVPHLLHVNFTHLSSLRLGSNQFLNPTLPPWLRNLTGLQDLGLFYNNLDDKVHDTFRQMTSLVNLELEGNHFDTSTLRSICNISGLTSLHMSYNELQGSIPSEIGQFPQLTQLGLSNNRLNDTIPSSLWQLTKLQALYIAANALTGELSEHNFAKLRDLKVLDISDNLFSLHVNSSWVPPFQLQYIGMGSVKIGPRFPNWLRTQKEIAGLHMYNASISDAIPSWFGVLSNDTRRIILSGNKLEGSLNSVISAADADKKVVQMLILLLNHNHFTGSIPEDLCKLRTLIVLDLSDNHLSGRIPLCLGNLRNLLFLRLANNSLYGQIPGSLGNLGELIILQLSKNRFDGKLPPSMQNLKSLQFLDLGENRIADTMPAWIGERLSDLEFLTLQSNNFHGGISNTLCQLPYLQVLNLEHNDLSGSIPQCFKNFTAMESTEPGTFEVSNNSYFVPVLRNFKAGIELEYSKNMESVKSISLSGNNLVGEIPDEIMGLVGLQTLNLSKNHLNGRIPRNIGNLKQLETLDLSMNELSGEIPPSLSSIYTLSSLNLSYNKLSGPIPSGNQLQTLNDSSIIYEGNIGLCGKPLLNSCPAGESPTENGPVLDDKGHSESDFSWFYAGFGPGFSVGVVGVVGILQCKQSWRYAVFKCLENAHDRIWVMIALKTSRLRRNFH